A portion of the Rubritalea squalenifaciens DSM 18772 genome contains these proteins:
- a CDS encoding rhomboid family intramembrane serine protease, translated as MQQHYYGNGNTMRQPSKFEGAQACKWLLIINIVVFFLDAAGVERGTIGRFKEFGGYTTDGFLAGQIWRVVSFQFLHFGGWHLLGNMLAVFFFGPFVERFWGTKKFVAYYLICGAAGALFYSILGILGVVESYGLLCGASAGIFGIIVALIIIAPDMRVMLLFPPIPMKMRTLGIVFLVIAVYVVLTGGQNDGGEAGHLGGAIMGFVLMKFPGLLGFLDPKGARGAKRPKVVREAKIRPRTVVNLQGDEVDRILDKISEQGFQSLTDEEKQILSDAAKREDD; from the coding sequence ATGCAGCAACACTACTACGGAAACGGGAATACCATGCGGCAGCCATCCAAGTTTGAAGGCGCTCAGGCGTGCAAGTGGCTTTTGATTATCAATATCGTAGTGTTTTTCCTGGATGCCGCAGGGGTGGAGCGGGGCACTATTGGACGCTTTAAAGAGTTCGGAGGGTACACTACGGATGGCTTTCTAGCGGGCCAGATCTGGAGAGTCGTAAGCTTCCAGTTTCTTCATTTTGGAGGCTGGCATTTGTTGGGGAACATGCTTGCGGTTTTCTTCTTTGGGCCTTTTGTAGAACGCTTCTGGGGTACCAAGAAATTTGTGGCCTATTATCTGATCTGCGGGGCCGCTGGAGCTCTGTTTTACAGTATCTTGGGGATTTTAGGGGTGGTGGAGAGCTATGGCCTGCTCTGTGGAGCTTCGGCGGGTATTTTCGGTATTATCGTGGCCCTGATTATCATCGCGCCAGACATGCGGGTGATGCTGCTGTTTCCGCCCATTCCCATGAAGATGAGGACGCTGGGAATTGTTTTTCTGGTCATTGCTGTCTACGTGGTTTTGACCGGGGGGCAGAATGACGGAGGTGAGGCGGGTCATCTTGGTGGAGCGATTATGGGCTTTGTGCTCATGAAATTTCCCGGCTTGCTTGGCTTTTTGGATCCAAAAGGTGCCAGAGGCGCCAAGAGACCAAAGGTGGTGCGCGAGGCAAAGATACGTCCGCGTACCGTGGTGAATCTCCAAGGTGACGAGGTTGACCGTATTTTGGACAAGATCAGTGAACAGGGATTTCAGAGCCTGACAGATGAAGAAAAACAAATTCTGAGTGATGCTGCAAAAAGAGAAGATGACTGA
- the mazG gene encoding nucleoside triphosphate pyrophosphohydrolase has product MLQKEKMTDAEMIECPEDGKQLERLRAIMHRLRSPGGCPWDAEQTHRSLVPHMIEETYETVDTIQREDWEHLKEELGDLLLQVVFHSEIAEGDGRFNLDDVARGISDKLVRRHPHVYGDSQVDGADGVLSQWDEIKRQEKGAEEKPYLHGVGKGLPGMLKAAKLQKKVSKVGFDWPDARSILDKVREELDEVEEAFDAYQEGGEVPDALQAEIGDLLFVVVNVARKLGVNPEVAIERTNLKFEERFQRLETSLRERGISLAEATSEEMEREWVNAKAHDRR; this is encoded by the coding sequence ATGCTGCAAAAAGAGAAGATGACTGATGCGGAGATGATTGAGTGCCCGGAAGACGGGAAGCAGCTAGAGCGCCTCAGGGCGATCATGCACCGTTTGCGCTCACCCGGTGGCTGCCCCTGGGATGCGGAGCAAACCCACCGGAGTCTGGTACCTCACATGATTGAGGAAACCTATGAGACGGTGGATACCATTCAACGAGAGGATTGGGAGCATCTCAAGGAGGAGTTAGGTGACTTGCTGCTGCAGGTGGTGTTTCACAGCGAAATCGCCGAAGGTGATGGCCGCTTCAACTTGGATGACGTAGCCAGAGGAATTTCAGACAAGCTGGTCCGTAGGCATCCACATGTCTACGGCGATAGTCAAGTCGATGGTGCTGACGGGGTGCTTAGTCAGTGGGATGAGATCAAGCGGCAAGAAAAGGGAGCCGAAGAAAAGCCATACCTCCATGGGGTGGGCAAAGGTCTCCCTGGTATGCTTAAGGCGGCCAAGCTACAGAAGAAAGTTTCCAAAGTAGGCTTTGATTGGCCGGACGCCAGATCGATATTGGATAAAGTCCGTGAGGAGTTGGACGAGGTGGAAGAGGCCTTTGATGCTTATCAAGAAGGGGGAGAGGTGCCAGATGCTTTACAGGCGGAAATCGGTGACCTTCTCTTTGTCGTGGTGAATGTGGCCCGGAAGTTAGGCGTGAATCCCGAGGTGGCCATTGAGCGTACGAACCTAAAGTTTGAAGAGCGTTTTCAGCGCTTGGAGACAAGTTTGCGTGAGCGTGGAATTTCACTGGCGGAGGCGACCTCTGAGGAGATGGAGAGAGAGTGGGTGAATGCCAAGGCGCACGACAGGCGCTAA